CCCTAAATTCGCTCCTTAAGCGCTGGCTCACCGCTTTGCGTATACATGAATTGTTGCAGAGAGCATGTAGTTTTGCGTAAGTCCTAAAAGGAGTCTCTTCTTAATTCTCATTTTTCTGAGAATTAATCTCATTTTGTCAAACTTAGAAGCCCTATTTTGCCTCATTTTCCAGTAACTCTTGACAAAATAACTTTTTTATACAAAGAAATAATAAACTAACTATGATTTTGTAGCGTAATTGACCATTATCCGCTAATATTTTATTATTGCTATTTACGTATTATTACTTAAATAAATGCCGACTTATTAATCCACAAAAATATTTGTGCCATAGCTTATTGCTGTTTTTATTTCAGAAAGCTTATGTCTATTAATTTGTTAAATAACAGCCTGGAGAACCTCTTTACAAAAATTTATGAAAATTTATATGAAAATTACAAGGGATTAACTCAAAATCCGAGATGGCTTTTGATGCGTAAAGTTGCTCGATTTCAGATTGGGCGAGTCATAATGTTATTTTTCTTAAAACGCTCATCTCAATCATATTTAACATTGATAAATGAAAATAATTCTTGTTTTGAAGATATTAATGTAGATACAATTGTTAATAAATTAAAAGCTGAAGGTTTATATTTAGGTCTTAACCTTCCTCCAGAGATGATTCAAGAAATCATTGAATTTGCCAAATCAACAGCTTGTTATGGAAATCGTAAATCAGATTTAGGTTTTTATTATCATCAAAAACAGCAAGCAGAGAAAAAAATAAACAAGCATTTTATTACAGGTAACTATTTCAACACAGCTTTGCTATGTCCAGCCATTAAAAAGCTACAAAATGATCCAAAGTTATTAGCAATAGCTGCTAGATATTTAGGCGCTCAACCAATACACCAAGGTAATCATTTGTGGTGGAGTTTTGTCGGGGAAACAACATATAGAGAACAAAGCCAAGCTGCTCAATTTTTCCACTATGATTTGGATGATTACCGCTTTGTAAAATTTTTCTTTTATTTGACCGATGTAGATGAAAAGACTGGCCCCCATGTCTGTGTTCGTGGTAGCCATAATAAAAAAAAGTTGTCACATCTTTGTCTACGGAAAAGAGAAACAGAC
Above is a window of Nostoc sp. UHCC 0702 DNA encoding:
- a CDS encoding phytanoyl-CoA dioxygenase family protein; this encodes MSINLLNNSLENLFTKIYENLYENYKGLTQNPRWLLMRKVARFQIGRVIMLFFLKRSSQSYLTLINENNSCFEDINVDTIVNKLKAEGLYLGLNLPPEMIQEIIEFAKSTACYGNRKSDLGFYYHQKQQAEKKINKHFITGNYFNTALLCPAIKKLQNDPKLLAIAARYLGAQPIHQGNHLWWSFVGETTYREQSQAAQFFHYDLDDYRFVKFFFYLTDVDEKTGPHVCVRGSHNKKKLSHLCLRKRETDKDIIDYYGMDSLVKILGKAGFGFVEDPLCFHKGIPPTHKDRLILQIEFATTDYNMQHDLRETSLLRCIP